In Planctomycetia bacterium, one DNA window encodes the following:
- a CDS encoding polymer-forming cytoskeletal protein, with protein METIGTRIVRCFHCKGLMKVSARALSVFCPSCQKRVNLEDLRITGTHPGKVLMTCGDILIEPTARLNVDVFGRRVVVHGRVVGQVQANESVEIASTGRVNGDIRAPKIIVQEGAVISGRCEMVRVDPLFGELRESGSSAHSDHSGSESADEKTSVPAGQGTSDPPVARGPAPRRLHRPTDPAV; from the coding sequence ATGGAAACGATCGGCACAAGGATTGTTCGCTGCTTTCACTGCAAGGGCCTGATGAAGGTCTCTGCGCGGGCGTTGTCGGTATTCTGCCCAAGCTGCCAGAAGCGCGTGAACCTTGAAGACCTGCGGATCACCGGGACGCACCCCGGCAAAGTACTGATGACCTGCGGCGACATTCTGATCGAGCCGACGGCCCGGCTGAACGTCGATGTGTTCGGACGGCGCGTCGTGGTGCATGGTCGCGTCGTGGGACAGGTGCAGGCGAACGAATCGGTCGAGATCGCCTCGACCGGCCGCGTGAACGGCGACATTCGCGCGCCGAAGATCATCGTTCAGGAAGGCGCCGTCATCTCCGGTCGATGCGAAATGGTGCGGGTCGATCCGCTCTTTGGCGAGTTGCGTGAGTCCGGGTCGTCGGCGCATTCTGACCATTCAGGCAGTGAATCCGCCGACGAGAAGACGAGCGTCCCCGCTGGGCAGGGCACTTCCGATCCGCCTGTCGCGCGCGGTCCGGCTCCGCGCCGGCTCCATCGGCCGACGGATCCGGCGGTTTGA
- a CDS encoding bifunctional folylpolyglutamate synthase/dihydrofolate synthase: MGRSLTPARKTRKATRKPAKSGTSSGKRAVAHRHAGKPDFAVNPASAAVSAGASKSIRTYRQAMDYLAAQVNYERRPPTAKQRAAFTLGRMKRLMADLGNPHKSFRSVHITGTKGKGSTATMLYHMLRNNGMNVGLYTSPHIMDVRERIVVNDDKIPEAALTRYIARIADLSRHYGADKPTYFEILTAAGFLYFRDKKVEIAVVEVGMGGRLDATNVLRPEVCGITSISYDHMAQLGNTLEEIAEEKAGIFKEKVPVISAPQPKNVKATLRKVAERVGCPLLFEGDEIEFSYRFESSRVAGPQARICITTATSHFDHLPVPLVGEHQAINCGLAVGLLDQLKANGLKIDEEASIAGLAKVSLEGRMEMLCDEPRVLADGAHNAASIDALMRAIGQNITCDSTVVIFGCCADKDVTGMLRLIQNGADKVIFTRINSPRSADPAELAAAFVELSGRMAQTAPNLATALEIAEKAVTREDLICITGSFYLVSEAKAHFATHPHRAKSGALAF; encoded by the coding sequence ATGGGACGATCCCTTACTCCAGCGCGTAAAACCCGAAAAGCCACTCGAAAGCCCGCCAAGAGCGGTACTTCGTCCGGCAAGCGTGCCGTCGCGCACCGACATGCCGGGAAGCCCGACTTCGCGGTCAACCCGGCGTCAGCCGCCGTTTCGGCCGGGGCTTCCAAATCCATCCGCACCTATCGCCAGGCGATGGATTATCTCGCCGCGCAGGTGAACTACGAGCGCCGGCCGCCGACGGCCAAGCAGCGCGCCGCGTTCACGCTCGGTCGCATGAAGCGGCTGATGGCCGACTTGGGCAATCCGCATAAATCGTTTCGCAGCGTTCACATCACCGGCACCAAGGGCAAAGGCTCGACGGCCACGATGTTGTACCACATGCTGCGAAACAACGGCATGAACGTCGGCCTCTACACCTCGCCGCACATCATGGACGTGCGCGAGCGGATCGTCGTCAATGACGACAAGATTCCCGAGGCGGCGCTGACCCGTTACATCGCGCGGATCGCCGATCTTTCTCGCCACTACGGCGCCGACAAGCCGACGTATTTCGAGATTCTGACGGCCGCCGGGTTCCTGTATTTCCGCGACAAGAAGGTCGAAATCGCCGTGGTCGAGGTCGGCATGGGTGGCCGGCTCGACGCGACGAACGTTCTGCGCCCCGAAGTCTGCGGCATCACCAGCATCAGCTACGATCACATGGCCCAGTTGGGCAACACGCTCGAGGAGATCGCCGAGGAGAAGGCCGGCATCTTCAAGGAGAAGGTGCCGGTCATCAGCGCGCCGCAGCCCAAGAATGTCAAGGCCACCCTGCGCAAGGTCGCCGAGCGCGTCGGCTGCCCGCTTCTGTTCGAAGGCGACGAAATCGAGTTCAGCTATCGCTTCGAGTCGTCGCGCGTGGCCGGTCCGCAAGCGCGCATCTGCATCACGACGGCCACGAGCCATTTTGACCATCTCCCCGTTCCGCTCGTCGGCGAACACCAGGCGATCAACTGCGGGCTGGCGGTCGGGCTGCTCGATCAACTCAAAGCCAACGGCCTGAAGATCGACGAGGAGGCATCCATCGCCGGGCTGGCCAAGGTCAGCCTCGAAGGGCGCATGGAGATGCTCTGCGACGAGCCGCGCGTCCTGGCCGACGGCGCCCACAACGCCGCCAGCATCGACGCGCTGATGCGCGCCATCGGGCAGAACATCACCTGCGATTCCACCGTGGTCATCTTCGGTTGCTGCGCCGACAAGGACGTGACCGGAATGTTGCGCCTGATTCAGAACGGCGCTGACAAAGTTATTTTCACACGGATCAACTCGCCGCGCTCGGCGGACCCGGCCGAACTGGCCGCCGCCTTCGTGGAATTGAGCGGGCGCATGGCCCAGACCGCGCCGAACCTGGCGACCGCGCTCGAAATCGCCGAGAAGGCCGTCACGCGCGAAGACCTTATCTGCATCACGGGTTCGTTTTATCTCGTGAGCGAAGCGAAAGCTCATTTCGCAACGCATCCGCATCGCGCGAAGTCAGGAGCTCTGGCGTTCTAG
- a CDS encoding YidC/Oxa1 family insertase periplasmic-domain containing protein — protein sequence MDAQGKRTLLAMVICLAILMGWSKLMEIWYPLPPRSTTSTSAATSQDALTTNGPAAADGDPTRSMTASAPTGAPPSATIAPAAESAKAGYIVVEAPQGGLITIGDDHSRVAKSESRNPFACSITVDARGAAMAFARLADYRNTVPRNRKRPDHDPYRLLTMIENATTGQTLTSFAARTLKLVDDNATIDLERVQWAAERRTDNTGESVILSTTVRQAGADVLKLRKMYRLEHDSLLVRVRYEIENASSRDRRIVWVENGPIGVKQIDSQHEDRRVVTALKDASGQITSGPVVMRAEVHKEGDEKELVAGEKQFIWAAVSNKYFTALLAPVSADGSRDKPGTLSKLVARSPMGEGDGLDDLTFEVTYSPASPIRAGATHTFETDIYIGPKSARVINSVPGAEPRKFELINAPDASMCTFAVLRAAMLWLLNHTYRIVGNYGIAIIVLVLIVRTILHPISKRGQINMMKMQKGMAALKPKLEALQQQFKNDKQKLNEETMKLYREEGINPAGQMLGCLPMFLQMPVWVALWTTLNTNIDMRHEPFFGWIRDLSAPDALIPFSGTYHIPLLGTMMGPIHAFNLLPIIMTITMYAQQKIMQKMTQPAVPPAPKYDEQGRVIPDPMVQQQKIMNFMMIFFGFIFYNFPSGLNLYILTSNILGMAEQIYIKKQLKRRDERGDFDLKPVGPQTPRKPSFFQRMQERAEEMRKLQAERPQSMEPKKRKKSRF from the coding sequence ATGGACGCTCAAGGCAAACGGACCCTCCTTGCGATGGTCATCTGCCTCGCCATCCTCATGGGATGGTCGAAGCTGATGGAAATCTGGTACCCCCTTCCTCCGCGCTCGACCACGTCGACGTCGGCGGCGACCTCGCAGGACGCCCTCACCACGAACGGCCCGGCGGCCGCAGACGGCGACCCCACCCGGTCAATGACCGCCTCTGCGCCGACGGGAGCGCCCCCATCCGCCACGATCGCGCCGGCCGCGGAGTCGGCCAAGGCCGGTTACATCGTCGTCGAAGCACCGCAGGGCGGCCTCATCACGATCGGCGATGACCACAGTCGGGTAGCGAAGAGCGAATCACGCAATCCGTTTGCCTGCTCGATCACGGTGGATGCGCGCGGCGCGGCGATGGCGTTCGCCAGGCTCGCCGATTATCGCAACACCGTGCCGCGGAACCGCAAGCGGCCGGATCACGATCCCTACAGGCTTCTTACGATGATCGAGAACGCGACAACGGGGCAGACCTTGACGTCGTTCGCCGCGCGGACGTTGAAACTCGTGGACGACAACGCCACGATCGATCTGGAGCGCGTCCAGTGGGCCGCCGAACGCCGCACCGACAACACCGGCGAGTCGGTCATCCTCTCGACGACGGTCCGGCAGGCCGGCGCCGACGTGCTGAAACTGCGCAAGATGTATCGCCTCGAACACGACTCGCTGCTGGTGCGCGTGCGGTACGAAATCGAAAACGCCTCCTCGCGTGATCGGCGAATCGTCTGGGTGGAGAACGGCCCGATCGGCGTGAAGCAGATCGACTCGCAGCACGAGGATCGGCGCGTCGTGACGGCGCTGAAGGACGCTTCCGGGCAGATCACGTCCGGGCCGGTCGTCATGCGGGCCGAGGTTCACAAAGAGGGCGATGAGAAAGAGCTGGTTGCCGGCGAGAAGCAGTTCATCTGGGCCGCGGTGAGCAACAAGTACTTCACCGCCCTGCTTGCGCCGGTGTCGGCGGATGGCTCGCGCGACAAGCCGGGCACGTTGAGCAAGCTCGTCGCGCGGTCGCCGATGGGCGAGGGCGACGGGCTGGACGATCTGACGTTTGAAGTCACCTATTCGCCGGCCTCGCCGATCCGGGCCGGCGCGACGCACACGTTTGAGACGGATATCTACATTGGTCCCAAAAGCGCACGGGTGATCAATTCCGTCCCCGGCGCCGAACCGCGCAAGTTTGAGCTGATCAACGCGCCCGACGCGTCGATGTGCACGTTCGCCGTGCTGCGGGCGGCGATGCTCTGGCTGCTCAATCACACCTATCGCATCGTGGGGAACTACGGCATCGCCATCATCGTGCTCGTGCTGATCGTGCGCACGATCCTGCACCCGATCTCCAAGCGAGGGCAGATCAACATGATGAAGATGCAAAAGGGCATGGCGGCGCTGAAGCCCAAGCTCGAAGCCCTCCAGCAGCAGTTCAAGAACGACAAGCAGAAGCTCAACGAAGAAACGATGAAGCTCTACCGCGAGGAGGGCATCAACCCGGCCGGCCAGATGCTGGGCTGCCTGCCGATGTTTCTCCAGATGCCGGTCTGGGTCGCCCTGTGGACGACGCTGAACACCAATATCGACATGCGTCACGAGCCGTTTTTCGGATGGATTCGCGATCTGTCGGCGCCCGACGCACTGATTCCGTTTTCCGGCACTTATCACATCCCGCTGCTCGGCACGATGATGGGCCCGATCCACGCCTTCAACCTGTTGCCGATCATCATGACCATCACCATGTACGCGCAACAGAAGATCATGCAGAAAATGACCCAGCCGGCCGTGCCGCCCGCGCCGAAGTACGACGAACAGGGCCGGGTCATTCCCGACCCGATGGTGCAGCAGCAGAAGATCATGAACTTCATGATGATCTTCTTCGGGTTCATCTTTTATAACTTCCCCAGCGGGCTGAACCTGTACATCCTGACGAGCAACATTCTCGGCATGGCCGAGCAGATCTACATCAAGAAGCAACTGAAGCGGCGCGACGAACGCGGCGACTTCGATCTGAAGCCTGTGGGACCGCAGACACCCAGGAAACCGTCGTTCTTCCAGCGCATGCAGGAGCGCGCCGAGGAGATGCGCAAGCTCCAGGCGGAACGGCCGCAGTCGATGGAGCCGAAGAAACGCAAAAAGTCGCGGTTCTGA
- a CDS encoding metallophosphoesterase family protein, which translates to MFAIISDIHGNLEALRTVLADIDQRGIKTIYCLGDIVGYGPEPGGCLDLVSQRATKCLCGNHDHAVFYEPTNFNVAAEKAAYWTRQELENEPDAAKRNARWRFLGGLSPRFEMDGILFVHGSPRKPINEYLFPDDVYTNPQKLMASFERMEQLTCFCGHTHVPGVFVDDPYFEPPDELANSRYAIGEEKVIINVGSVGQPRDRDPRAAYVIVNEDEVEFVRIAYNIDVTARKIRDNPHLDDFLGARLYEGK; encoded by the coding sequence ATGTTTGCCATCATTTCAGATATTCACGGAAACCTCGAGGCCCTGCGGACGGTCCTGGCGGACATCGACCAGCGTGGAATAAAGACGATTTACTGCCTCGGAGACATCGTGGGGTATGGTCCGGAGCCGGGCGGCTGTCTCGATCTGGTCTCCCAGCGAGCGACGAAGTGCCTGTGCGGCAATCATGACCATGCCGTGTTTTACGAGCCGACGAACTTCAACGTCGCGGCGGAAAAGGCAGCCTACTGGACGCGGCAGGAGCTGGAGAACGAACCCGACGCGGCGAAGCGCAACGCGCGCTGGCGGTTTCTCGGCGGGCTGTCACCGCGATTCGAGATGGACGGCATCCTGTTCGTCCACGGTTCGCCGCGCAAGCCGATCAACGAGTACCTGTTTCCGGATGACGTGTACACCAATCCGCAGAAGCTGATGGCGAGCTTCGAGCGCATGGAACAGTTGACGTGTTTCTGCGGGCATACGCACGTGCCGGGGGTCTTCGTGGATGATCCTTATTTCGAGCCGCCCGATGAGCTGGCGAATTCCCGGTACGCCATCGGCGAGGAGAAGGTGATCATCAACGTGGGGTCGGTGGGTCAACCGCGTGATCGCGACCCGCGCGCGGCGTACGTCATCGTAAACGAGGACGAAGTGGAGTTTGTGCGCATCGCATACAACATTGATGTGACGGCGCGGAAGATCCGCGACAACCCGCATCTCGACGATTTTCTTGGTGCGCGGCTGTACGAAGGAAAATAA
- a CDS encoding Trm112 family protein, whose amino-acid sequence MIDKPLLDILACPACKQHVQPAEARSGEEVQGWLVCTGCGLRYPIREGIPVMLVDEAAPAASGVQSND is encoded by the coding sequence ATGATCGACAAGCCGTTGTTGGACATCCTGGCGTGCCCTGCGTGCAAACAGCACGTTCAACCGGCAGAAGCCCGCTCCGGTGAGGAAGTGCAAGGTTGGCTGGTCTGCACCGGCTGCGGCCTGCGATACCCGATTCGCGAAGGCATTCCCGTCATGCTGGTCGATGAGGCAGCACCGGCCGCCTCGGGGGTCCAGTCGAACGATTGA
- the kdsA gene encoding 3-deoxy-8-phosphooctulonate synthase encodes MGIDSVDIGPFTIGMGRPLAVIAGPCIIESTEHCLMVARRMADICKNLGLPYVFKCSFDKANRTSADGFRGPGLEAGLASLAEVKQRIGVPVLTDIHVEQQAAPAAEVCDILQIPAFLCRQTDLLVAAARTGKAVNIKKGQFMAPEQMAQAVRKVTSVGNKKVLLTDRGTFFGYGRLVNDFTSLPVMRAFAPVVFDATHSCQIPGGQGTQSGGLRQYVPLLARAAVAAGCDALFIEVHDNPDAAKSDSATVFPLDRVEELLKTCQKIRAAVEPV; translated from the coding sequence ATGGGAATCGACAGCGTCGACATCGGTCCGTTTACCATCGGCATGGGGCGGCCGCTCGCCGTCATCGCTGGACCTTGCATCATCGAGTCCACCGAGCACTGCCTGATGGTCGCGCGGCGGATGGCGGATATTTGTAAGAATCTGGGCCTTCCGTACGTCTTCAAGTGCAGCTTCGACAAAGCCAATCGCACGAGTGCCGATGGTTTTCGCGGGCCGGGTCTGGAAGCGGGGCTGGCCTCGCTGGCGGAAGTGAAGCAACGCATCGGCGTGCCGGTGCTGACCGATATTCACGTCGAGCAACAGGCCGCGCCCGCCGCTGAAGTCTGCGACATCTTGCAAATCCCCGCGTTCCTCTGTCGCCAGACCGATCTGCTGGTCGCCGCCGCGCGGACGGGCAAAGCCGTGAACATCAAAAAGGGTCAGTTCATGGCGCCCGAACAGATGGCGCAAGCCGTACGCAAAGTCACATCCGTCGGAAACAAGAAAGTCCTTCTGACCGATCGCGGAACGTTCTTCGGATACGGTCGATTGGTGAACGACTTCACGTCGCTGCCGGTGATGCGCGCGTTCGCCCCGGTGGTGTTCGACGCGACGCACAGTTGCCAGATTCCCGGCGGGCAAGGCACGCAGTCGGGCGGTCTGCGGCAATACGTCCCGCTGCTGGCGCGGGCAGCGGTGGCGGCGGGTTGCGATGCGCTGTTTATCGAGGTTCATGATAACCCCGACGCGGCCAAGTCGGATTCAGCCACCGTCTTTCCGCTGGACCGGGTCGAAGAGCTGCTCAAGACCTGCCAAAAGATTCGAGCGGCAGTGGAACCGGTCTAA